The DNA sequence GCCATCTTATCTCTACGGGCGGCTGTTCACTGCTGTTATTGTCGGCATCTTCAATGGCTTCACCTTTTGGAAGCTGGGCAACACGGTGGCTGACATGCAGAACCGCATGTTTACGTGCTTCCTCATCATAATGATCCCTGCCACCGTCCTCAATGCCGTCTTGCCAAAGTTTTACACCAACCGCATGCTCTGGGAGGCACGCGAGCACCCATCGCGCATCTATGGCTGGGTAGCCTTTTGCACGGCCGAGGTCTTGTCCGAGATCCCAGGCAGTATTCTGGCGGCCGTGCTGTACTTTTTGCTATGGTACTTCCCCACTGGTCTGCCGACTGAGGCGTCAGTTGCGGGTTACGTCTTCTTGATGACgctgctcttcttcctgtTCATGGCCAGCTGGGGTCAGTGGATCTGCGCGTGGGCGCCCAACTTTACCGTCATCAGCAACATCCTGCCGTTCTTTTTGGTCACCTTTTCCATCTTCAACGGTGTTGTGGTTCCTTATGACCAGCTGAATGTGTTTTGGAGATATTGGATCTACTATGTGAACCCATCGACGTGGTGGGTCAGAGGCGTTCTCGCGGCCACGTTGAATGGTCAGAGTGTGCAGTGTGCTCCCAATGAGGCCGCCTACTTTGATCCCCCATCAGGACAGACGTGTTTGGAGTTTGCGGGCGACTTTGCGAGGCAGGCTGGTCAGGGGTATCTGCTCAATCCCAACGACACGGCAGACTGCGGGTTTTGCCCGTACTCGAGCGGGAACCAGTATTTGAACACGTTGGGGATCACTCCGGATGAGAAGTGGAGGGACTTTGGCatctttttgatgttttgctTTACCAACTGGATGTAAGTTTTGACCTCGGTTCTTGATTGCATGACACGGCTGCTAACATGTTTATTATCCACCCAGGCTGGTCTACTTCTTCGTCTGGACCGTCCGAGTCAAGGGTATGACATTCGGCTTTGGGCCGCTGTTTGACGTACTCGGCAAAGGTGTCGGGGCGGTCAAGGGGGTCTTCAAGAGAAAATAGAGGAAAGAGAATCTGGTTCGATGGGATAGAACTGGGTTGGGTTTAGATAAGACACACGGGGCATTTGATACCACGGGATTTCGGCTTGCTGTTTGTCACACATATGAGATATAATAATGGATGAAGGGATAAAATGAGTGCGAGGTAGATAGATATAGAAATAACAGTCTTTGATCGCTCAATCCTGGaggtttgttttctttggcgTGCGCATTCAGGGGTAACCAACCGttgccaccgccatcatctccaccctccagCCACAAAaccctcatccccaccaccacttgccCTATTACCCACTTCCCACCAGCCCACCCTCCATGAACCTTCCTTCCCAGCCGCTTTCTCAACAAATCAAAGCCGGGCGTGTGGTCTAGTGGTATGATTTCTGTTTCGCACCTTTGTCTGCGATCTTACAGAAGGTCCCGCGTTCAATTCGCGGTACGTCCAGGTCTCTCAcacacctcatcctccaacaaAACTACGACAGGTGCACAAACATCTGTTGATAAATTGTTCGTTTATCTTCCGTAGTATAGTGGTCAGTATGTGAGCTTGTCATTGGTCAACGCTCGAGACCCGGGTTCAATTCCCGGCGGGAGAGGCTCTAcagaagaagggggttgtgtgggtgctctttttttttcttggcttTTTGTCTCCTGTTCAGGGAGGTTTTGTTTGGGTATTGAGTTGAGAAGGGTGACAtagaaggggggagagaaaAATCAGGCATGACTCCAAGGCAGCACCTCCGTCTTTTTATCCCCCCCTACATCAACCGCCTCGgcaccaacaagaaagaaTACCACTCTCGCCCAGACGGTATCACTCTTGTTTTCCCAAGCATGCATCGTCCCTCGTTGCACGACCACATCACCCTTTTTGagccttctcttctccccgCCGTCCAGAGTCAGCTCCATCTCTCCTTCGATAACAACCCCAAAGTCGATTGTTTCTGTCCTGTGAAACTGGATTGCCTGCCCTGGTCCCCAGTCGCAGTACCGCACGAGTGTTTCCCCTGGTGCCTTTGGGAACCAGAGCGTACCTGGGCttggctggagggggtgagcCTGGAGACGGTTGATGTCGTCTTCAGTGGAcatgttgaggggggtggtgaaggtttTGTAGAGGTCGTGGACAACCATGCCTACTGAGCCGtacggggttggggaggaggggataagggagggaggggcgaagaaggagaggccAGTGGTGGGGGTGTGCGTTGTCACATGGCGGGTAGGGGAGCCGAGGGGGTTGTAGATGGGTTGGTCTCTTTCTGAGGAGGacatggcggtggtggtgatgggggttgttgacaaAGGAAGATGGGTTTGCTgtgggggaaaagaagagtGGCGATGTGGAACGGAGCGTCAAGAGTGTTTTGATGAGATGCAAACCCCTCTCGGAGGTAAAAGAAGGGTCCAGTCTTATCATATGAAAAGCACGGTGGGTGTGTGCGGCCGGGTATTATCCAATGGTGGTCATATATATACATCGGACCTGTTGAGTTGTACAAAGAATGCGAGGGGCAATCTACCTTATGtcggttgatgttgaacacACACAGCCAATGATGCTTCTTGCATCCCCTTTACCACCAAAAATAAGAATAAAAAAGAGGGAGAAATGCCAAAAGTAAACTCATCATGTGATGAATGcttggacgagctgggaaTCGAACCCAGGACCTTTCGCATACAATGgatccttgatcttgaggaTACAAGGATGAGTATGCTAAGCGAACGCTCTACCAACTGAGCCACACgcccttttcttttgcttgatGAGTGGACATGGTCAGAGACTTAGCTCATGAGTGAAAAGCAAGCCACGTAAAAGAGCCAGAAAGCCAAGAGTACGAAAGCTAACAACAACACAGGCAAAAGATTATTGCAAAATCAAAACCAGGCAAAACAAGAGGCGGGGTATACCATTTCATCACCTTGCCAGGCACCAGCCGTAGCTTTCTCTTCTCAACGGTATCTAGTGCCAACAAGTCTATCTCCCAACCGAGAAAAAATAAAGGGTGCTGCTGAGTGCGTGTGTGTTTCATCATTGCGCGCCAAATGCTCTCATGCCATAATACAAGAACAGGAAGATCGagaccaacatcaaaaagagaaaatTCCAAAACTACACCACGACGTCCCGAGAACCACGCTTAGCTGtaaccgccgccgccaccgttTCCACCATTCCAGTACCCCTGTTGAGGGCCGTTAGCCGGTCCTGGAGGGTTGCCGTACCCCGATGATTGTTGCTGCAGCTGCGGGGGCGTTCCGTATCCGCTCGTGGGTGTGGTGAAGCTCCTCTGAGGCTGGGGGTGAGCGAGAggtgctgggctggtggtggcgcttCGCTGCGGCGGCTGACCGATGCCAAAGTCAAACccgtgctgttgctgattcGGTCCCGGTGACCCCATCCTCGACTGAAGGCTTTGGTTCGTCATGCTCCGTGTCGGTGGGTGTGGCAGGGGTTGGTGCGGGGGCGGCGACATGGACTGGTTGTACAAAGACCCTGTTGGTGAGCGCAAGCCTTCGTGTGGGTTGTAAGGAGACGGGGCGCCGGGGGACCGGGCGCTTTGAGTGCCGACATAGTTGGGGCCGAAGGGGTTCGTGGGGTCTACCGTACGTGGAGACTGCGCGCCTTcgcgaagaagaggagtgCTCGTGGGGCTCATGGGACCGTCGTTGCCATTGTTGGCGGCACGAGCAGCcgcggcaccggcaccggcaccggcaccggcggcggcCGCTGTGGCCATGGCGACAACGTTGCCGAACTTCTCGTTGGCGGGGGCGGGCGAGGGGGGAACACTGTAGCTGTCCTTGTCGGCATGCCCGTTTTGGGCCATGTCCTTGGCATTGTACTCGTGAGCGTTGCTTGTGAAAGCATCAGGGTTGATGCCCTCCTTTCTGAACCGCTCCATCTCCAGACGCTCGGCTTCGGCACGCGCCGCGGCCTCGGTGGCCTCCTTGGCCCCCTGCCTTCTCTGGCGGATGCAGTAGAATAGAGCAGCGAAGAGAATGGCAGCACCGACAGAGGAGCCACCGGCGTAGATGGCAATTTTGGCGGCGTTGGGAAGTTCCTCCCATTTCTCGGCCATGGTCTTCTCGGGCACAGGGGGTGGCGCGTTCATGACCTCCTCGACGGTAGAATTACCCCTTGATAAGAGTCAGTCACGAGGCCAATTTGGGGTCGACGGAAGGAGCTTCTTCAAACTTACTCGACAATCTGGATGCTCTCCCACGAACCAGACCGGTCTCCATACACATATTCCTTGCCGCTGCTGTAGTCGGTGACGTGGCAGTTCTTGACAAACATGGAAAAGGGGCCCTTGGTGTAGTCGGTAGTACCGCCAGCCCACTCGCGGGTGCCCTCGGGCAGGCTGGGGTCACCACCGGCCCAAATACCGATAGAAATGCGCATGGGTGTCTGGGGGTACAGATCCATGCCACCCTCGTCTTTCTTGCCGTCGCCTTTGCTAATGGCATCCTCTGGAGTCAGTCTGCGGAACTTGGCGCCGTCAATGTAGAAGTCAAGGTAGTCCTTGGTCCAGTCCAGGGTGTAGTTGTGGAAGTCGTCCTGGACGCTGGGGATCTGGTCGTACTGGGCGTTGGTGTAGTGCGGTTGGTTCTTGCCAAAGTAGTTGCTCTGAGCGACGGTGGAGTTGCCGCCAAAGAATTCCCAGTCGATCTCGTCCAGGTTGTCGCTCAACAACATGATGGAGCTGATGATGCCGCGACCGGGAGCTGCCTTGAGCCAGATTTCGGTACGACCCCAGAAGATGTAGAAGCGAGAGCGAATGGTGGGCGAGTCGCCCtgcttgttgatggtgaacTCGGCACCAGTCTCGGGAGAGTACTTGACAGGGCCGACGGTGGTTTCCCAGGCTTCGAACTTGGGGGTGACGTTGAAGACAAAGTTGTAGTCCATGCCGAAGGCGGGGTTTGGCGGGCACGTCTCGTTCATAGGAAAGCAGTGGGTGGTGACCTGGGCGGCGACATTGCTGATGAGCGATGTCCACGCCAGCAGCCCGAGGGCCGGGGCGAAAGATGGTGTTAATCTCATTGTCGATTCAGCTGTCGTATGCTTGGGGTGTTGTATTGATGTATGTACAGATGTTGCTCGCTCAGACTGTTGATATGTACGTCTCGTGTCGCCGAGTGATCAGAGTAGTTGCATGTCGCTGTACTGCTCTTTGTATTCTCCAAGGATGTCGTTGTCCAAAAAAATCGCGTAAAAATCGGGGGATCAAGATCAACTGATCGGCCGTGTCGGAAAAGAATCGAATGTTTAGAGGGATTGTGTGAGGCAATTGGGAGTGCTTCGTCTCGGTCAGGGCAAGTTGAGTGCTTGCCGCGTGTGGTTGTagctggagctggtgggtgaaggagtgtggtgtgtggtgcTGTCGAGGGATCTCAGCAGAAAAGGGAACGTCAACGACGGACGAAAAGAGATGGGACATGGAGATGAGAAAAAGAGATTGGGAGGCCCGAAAAGGGGCGTGTCGATAAGCAGACACGGCAGGATTCCTCGCGAACCGAAGCTTGGGCTCTCTCGGCAGGCCTTGGCGGTTAAGCCTTTTGCGGGATAGCCCGCTGGAGCACGCGCCAGTATCCGGGGAAGCCCCTGAAGGACTGCTTGTTTCATGTTAGCGCACCTGCTGTTGAACCAATCACAGGCTGTCATCCAGAGACTAGCGTTTTCTTGGGACTGCAGAAGCGGAGAAGCCATCTTGGATTTTCAGGCACAACGGCCACACGCAGATGAGTGTGACCTCACTGGTCCACCGTTGCGAAACTGTGAATTTTTTTGTTTTATTTATATTTTTACTGTCATTTTTATTCTTCTCACCAGCGAAAGAAGAAACCGACACCTTCTATTTCTCATCTCCCGTCTACTGGGCTGCGGGTGCCGCGGGCCGCCCACCGTTGACATTTACCCGCTACCTATCTTAGTTGACAGCACCCGATCCAGCCGTTGATCAACATTAGCTACTTTGTACAACTCTAGATAGGCTTGCTCTCCTGGTTGCCATGTCTCTCCTCATCACACTCACCCACATATCACTGTGTAGCCACAGGCTGAGGTTGTGCGCTTTGCACAGCTCATAAGGGTACACAAGTTGGAAGTCAAAGTGCCGCAACAGCTACCATTGGCAAACAAGTCCCGTGTATCAGTCTCGCATCCCGATGATCTGCAAGGAGGGGTAGCACAAGACAAACATACCTCGACGAAAATCTTGTTCAACTCAAGAAAGGCGACAGTCTTTCcatgtgacaagggctgtaatatcagggcttggaacttcatggttcaattcaggcttataatcttcaatggcctcgaaggtctgtgataccgaaagaagaaggaaatacggtcttgatgatcctgaacgcgtattttatcctcccttgcctggcccgtgcccttgttggcatcaggccgctgccaagtcctccgatatcttacagagccagtgggtttcctttgataaccatcatgccttctgattgtctgcctcactttgacgactggttcacaacgtgcagttacccctccttgcggtggtatcgacagtgttgttgtgcttgcgggtggttggcttttgccgtgtgacatTCCAGGACACCCCCATCGTCCATACCCGAATACAAGTTCGGCCACTCTCTTCATCTCGACAAACTTCTTCTCGTTCTGAGCCGCGGCCTCGATCCACCTCTCGGGTCGAAAAAGGTCCGCATCCTCCCCGAAGGTGCCCTTGTGCCGTCCTGTTGACCAGAAGCTTGCTGCAATTCTCGTCCCACCAGGCACAAATTTGCCGTCGATGGTATCACCTTCGGGGGGGACCACCTTCAACGGGATGCCGGTGAAGGGGGGGTAGAGACGAAGTCCTTCGTAGATGACTCCCTGCAGGTATGGCAGTTTGGCACCTTCGGCGGCTATGATTGGATTCGAGATCTTGCCGCTCTTGATGCCCTCATCAATCTCTGTCTGCAGAGCTTGATACACCCTCGGCGTTGTCATGACATATAGCATTGTCGCTCGAATGGCGGTAGCGGTTGTATCAGAGCCGGCCACGATCTGGATCAAGACCTCGGCTTCGCACTCACACTGAGAGAGACCATGCCGTACAAACGAGCCCTTCCAAGGAATTACCTGTCAGCGGTCGTCGTTGCCGAGTCCTAGAGAAGAGGGGAAACCTACCAACATGTCCTTCCTGTCCTCTGCCCCCTCTCCGAatctctcccccaccaacatcCGAGCCAGTCTCAtcagcaaccccaaccccgccttGTCCGTCGCTTTTGGCCCGACCAATTTCAGAGTAAGATCATTTgcaaacaaccccctcaacaagGGAACCGACGATATTGCAACCGACTTCGGAGCATGCCTCTCCACTAATCCCAGATAATCAACCCCGTGCTTATCCGCTCCCTCGGTCAGTACCATCTCAAAGTCGGCCTCATGACCAAACGCAATCCGCGAAATACTATCCAAGGTGAAATGTGAGCTCAACCTGGCAAAATCGATCGTCTTTCCCTGCTCGACTTTGCGCTCAAGTACCTCTCTCACTTGTCGCAGTTTGAGGTCAATATCCCCTTCCAAATTCGGCACATCCTTCCCCGCGTACCCAACCGAGagcttggccttgagctcgTCGTGGTACTTGGTGTCCAAGGTCGTGAACATGGCGTCGGTGAGGGGATCAAGCCGGGACTGTTTATACCAGTCGGATCTGGAGTATTTGGACCGAGCCCCTGAGGTGCGTCTGATCACCTCCGGGTCCGACGTGATGAGGTCGTTGGGGCCAACTCGGATGGTGGACATGTGGCCGTACTTGGAGTTGGCAGCAGTGAAGTAGTCGGCCATGCGGCCCGAGCGGTGGACCTTATAGAGCCAGAGATATGAGAAAGAAGTGGTAGGCGGGCCAGGGAAGCGCCGGAGTGGGGAGAAAAATGGGAGTAGATGGCAGTAGAGAGGTAGTATGTCATGAACAGAAGCAGCAGAAAAGCAGGGACCGAGTAGGAGAGCGGAGGGTTGGGGATCTCGGGCAGAACGGCCATCATGTGCGACGGATAAGTCATGGCTTCGGTATTCTAGTGGGAGGTACAAAACAGAGAAATACTGACGAGAAGCTTAACAGGGAGTTGACacaagaaggagctggaaagaGGGGAAAGTCCATCATGTGGAAGGCGCATAGAGATATCCATTTCCCCCGCACAATGTAGGTTGCATGAGTGCCAACTTCACCCATCACTTGAACATTGATGCTGTGTTACACTCCTTCATCGTCTTGGTAAACAACAAGGCGGCACCTTACCATAGGTAGCCAATAAGCCACTGACAGGccaaggtacctaggtagcgATCTTGATGAGCAGGGCAACTACCttgaaaagaaagaaaaaagaaaaagaaatagGAGATGGTGAATACCGCCAAGAATCAAAACCCTTCAGATTTACAATTACAGCAGGCCGAGGTTGGTCGCACCTACTTAAGGCCGTGATCTTTTGCTTCAGAGTTTCCTTTATACCTACCTATGAACCTACCTTAATTACTTCAGGGATGACTTCACACCTGGCCCGTGCCCATTTCTGAAGCCTTTCCCAAGGACTCATCCATCGATTGATCCACTGGTTCAGAAAGGCTACCTATTCAGAAGACGTGATCTtcaggttggtggtggctgaaATGTGAATAACGCCCTTACCTAAGCCAAGGTCTGGTTGCGCCGTGGCCTCGCTGCAAACCTTCCTCAAATTCCTGTCGAAACCTCTCTTCCGGAAAGATATGATTGTTCCCAAAAGAACCCTATGCTCATTCTTTTGTGGCACAGGCCATGCTGCTTGCAAGCCCCATATTCACCTCCCGTTGCTAGGGCTGGTGGCTGTTTGATTCTTACCTCACCTTACACTCTCACATTTTCTCGCTCGGGACGCCCAAAAAATCCTTCTTTTCCATATCGCAGTCTTCGACATAGGTAATAAATCAAGCAGTCTACCAGAGACACCCCTATCGAACATCAACATGGAAAAGAGCCTTTGGGCGAATGCCTTCTACTTCGACTTCCCGATGAGCTGTTGAGGATGATAACGGAGGAGGTCTTTCATGTTGGCAAGCCATGGACGCGTCGAGATAACAGCTGGGGGGATGAAGACCCGACCGACATCAATCACAAGGTCCGCTTCTCTCAATTACACACGCTTATTCGCATTTGCCGCCGTTTCTACACAGTCGGAATGCCCATTCTATATTCGAGCCTGGAATTTTGTTCGGCCTCAGACTGcagacaacaacacaaaccTATTTAGCTTAACGCATGAACAccagtgatgatggatgatgagtgaagagaaaagagaaacatAACGGCCTTGCCCACTGTCCAGATGACCAAAGATCTTGACCACTATCAATGAACTGAGCGGAAAAGGGTGTGCCTAAAACCCGGTGACAGTGTCCTATTCTTCTTCAACTACAATccctttttccttctccagccCTCACCAATTCAGATGATTGGCTGCCATGCCCGGCTAGCTCAATCGGTAGAGCGTGAGACTCTTAAGGGGTACCTCCGTaatctcaaggttgtgggttcgaCCCCCACGTCGGGCTCAATTCCCGTTGCTGATCTTCTACTTTTGCAAATATTTTGCATTGTCATTCTCTTTTCCATCTTGTGGCTTTTTTTTGGCATGTTGCTTACATTTCGCGGGAGGACTCCGACAGCAATTAAGGTGTGGCGAATTTTCTGCACGCACATGTTGTGATACCACTGGATACGCAAAGCTTGTTGACGACACTCGCCACAGTGTGGCTGGTGAGCAAGTGATCGACACTGCGGACGCTGGGAAGGCGCAACAAAGACCGAGGTCGGATCAGATGATGTTTATCTTTTGACACCATACAAccgagaaacaaaacaagtgGCCAATTTGTTTCGGTCCGGAGCTGGTAAAAAGCAGCAGGTAGGACGTTGGAAGACGGGATTGGCCCTAACGTTCCTGGTTCCTGGCCTGCCGTGCCGAACCGGGGCGCGGGAGCTTTGCTAGTGCCGGCGGCTCG is a window from the Podospora pseudocomata strain CBS 415.72m chromosome 6, whole genome shotgun sequence genome containing:
- a CDS encoding hypothetical protein (COG:S; EggNog:ENOG503P385), whose amino-acid sequence is MSSSERDQPIYNPLGSPTRHVTTHTPTTGLSFFAPPSLIPSSPTPYGSVGMVVHDLYKTFTTPLNMSTEDDINRLQAHPLQPSPGTLWFPKAPGETLVRYCDWGPGQAIQFHRTETIDFGVVIEGEMELTLDGGEKRRLKKGDVVVQRGTMHAWENKSDTVWARVVFFLVGAEAVDVGGDKKTEVLPWSHA
- a CDS encoding hypothetical protein (EggNog:ENOG503NVH1; CAZy:GH16; COG:G); the encoded protein is MRLTPSFAPALGLLAWTSLISNVAAQVTTHCFPMNETCPPNPAFGMDYNFVFNVTPKFEAWETTVGPVKYSPETGAEFTINKQGDSPTIRSRFYIFWGRTEIWLKAAPGRGIISSIMLLSDNLDEIDWEFFGGNSTVAQSNYFGKNQPHYTNAQYDQIPSVQDDFHNYTLDWTKDYLDFYIDGAKFRRLTPEDAISKGDGKKDEGGMDLYPQTPMRISIGIWAGGDPSLPEGTREWAGGTTDYTKGPFSMFVKNCHVTDYSSGKEYVYGDRSGSWESIQIVEGNSTVEEVMNAPPPVPEKTMAEKWEELPNAAKIAIYAGGSSVGAAILFAALFYCIRQRRQGAKEATEAAARAEAERLEMERFRKEGINPDAFTSNAHEYNAKDMAQNGHADKDSYSVPPSPAPANEKFGNVVAMATAAAAGAGAGAGAAAARAANNGNDGPMSPTSTPLLREGAQSPRTVDPTNPFGPNYVGTQSARSPGAPSPYNPHEGLRSPTGSLYNQSMSPPPHQPLPHPPTRSMTNQSLQSRMGSPGPNQQQHGFDFGIGQPPQRSATTSPAPLAHPQPQRSFTTPTSGYGTPPQLQQQSSGYGNPPGPANGPQQGYWNGGNGGGGGYS
- a CDS encoding hypothetical protein (EggNog:ENOG503P1KR; COG:I; COG:Q), producing MADYFTAANSKYGHMSTIRVGPNDLITSDPEVIRRTSGARSKYSRSDWYKQSRLDPLTDAMFTTLDTKYHDELKAKLSVGYAGKDVPNLEGDIDLKLRQVREVLERKVEQGKTIDFARLSSHFTLDSISRIAFGHEADFEMVLTEGADKHGVDYLGLVERHAPKSVAISSVPLLRGLFANDLTLKLVGPKATDKAGLGLLMRLARMLVGERFGEGAEDRKDMLGSFVRHGLSQCECEAEVLIQIVAGSDTTATAIRATMLYVMTTPRVYQALQTEIDEGIKSGKISNPIIAAEGAKLPYLQGVIYEGLRLYPPFTGIPLKVVPPEGDTIDGKFVPGGTRIAASFWSTGRHKGTFGEDADLFRPERWIEAAAQNEKKFVEMKRVAELVFGYGRWGCPGMSHGKSQPPASTTTLSIPPQGGA